A portion of the Chromobacterium sp. IIBBL 290-4 genome contains these proteins:
- a CDS encoding methyl-accepting chemotaxis protein, whose product MNSAPQRWGRLSTRIILVAASAITLAFAVMIALIARLNYESAKQTGYQLAAEQASSYARNAENMLNLSFDLPRRLADAALAQKRSGRADRKLAVDTALEMLARAPQSLTLWMLWEPNAFDGNDNAYRLDWPHHDPSGRFTPYVIRDAQGQPVQDALMLDATVKTFPQFREHPETFQPDYEKPGWGNFYYQPKQRGRDTVTEPYSDEDQSGKKILETSLVTVIRDAAGKMLGAAGTDLALGQLQKDFGQIRISETGYIRILSEGGTYVVNPDASKLGKPVASDDTLASRLSAIRGGESFVYEDGGFTHFFHPIKVGDSGQFWTLGVSIPTSAITGEARKAMLAAIGIGAVALVLILILLTAVTRALTQPLNRLADTMEQLASGGGDLTVRIAIANRDEIGRTAHAFNHLIDSLRQMFIHVREQSRQVSAAAASLSGAAGQVHDASSRQSDAASACAASVEEVTVGVQHIASTAQEAGEIAGDTGRQTASGAQMVSQVTDEIRQVMDNMHALAERVAGLGARSEEVSTIVGVIKDIADQTNLLALNAAIEAARAGELGRGFAVVADEVRKLAGRTTEATVEIARIVEAIGGETQQVVGEVQRGSRQVDQSVAIAEQANRAILEVNERSSQLAASIIDIAAATREQSSASVEIAQNVERISSMAQANSQVVGDVSASVTQLRELAADLEQLVGHFKL is encoded by the coding sequence ATGAATAGCGCACCACAACGATGGGGCCGCCTGAGCACCCGCATCATTCTCGTCGCCGCCAGCGCCATTACCTTGGCTTTCGCCGTGATGATCGCGCTGATCGCCCGGCTCAACTATGAATCGGCCAAGCAGACCGGCTACCAACTCGCCGCCGAGCAAGCCAGCAGCTACGCGCGCAATGCCGAGAACATGCTGAACCTGTCTTTCGACCTGCCCCGCCGCCTGGCGGACGCGGCGCTGGCGCAAAAACGAAGCGGCCGCGCAGACCGCAAGCTGGCGGTGGACACCGCGCTGGAAATGCTGGCGCGCGCGCCGCAATCGCTTACTCTATGGATGCTGTGGGAACCCAACGCCTTCGACGGCAACGACAACGCCTACCGGCTGGACTGGCCCCACCACGATCCCAGCGGCCGCTTCACCCCCTATGTGATCCGCGACGCGCAAGGCCAGCCGGTGCAAGACGCGCTGATGCTGGACGCCACGGTCAAAACCTTCCCGCAATTCCGCGAACACCCGGAAACCTTCCAGCCCGACTATGAAAAGCCGGGCTGGGGCAATTTCTACTATCAGCCCAAGCAGCGCGGCCGCGACACGGTGACCGAGCCCTATAGCGACGAAGACCAAAGCGGCAAGAAGATTCTGGAAACCTCGCTGGTGACCGTGATCCGCGACGCGGCCGGCAAGATGCTGGGCGCGGCCGGCACCGACCTGGCGCTAGGCCAATTGCAGAAAGACTTCGGCCAGATCCGCATCAGCGAAACCGGCTATATCCGCATCCTGTCCGAAGGCGGCACCTATGTCGTCAATCCGGATGCCAGCAAGCTGGGCAAGCCGGTGGCCAGCGACGATACCCTCGCCTCCCGCCTGTCCGCCATCCGCGGCGGCGAGAGCTTTGTCTACGAGGACGGCGGCTTCACCCACTTCTTCCATCCCATCAAAGTCGGCGACAGCGGCCAATTCTGGACGCTGGGCGTCAGCATCCCCACTTCGGCCATCACCGGCGAGGCGCGCAAAGCCATGCTGGCCGCCATCGGCATCGGCGCGGTGGCCTTGGTCCTGATCCTGATTCTGCTCACTGCCGTCACCCGCGCGCTGACTCAGCCGCTGAACCGCCTGGCCGACACCATGGAACAGCTGGCCTCAGGCGGCGGCGACCTGACCGTGCGCATCGCCATCGCCAACCGCGACGAAATCGGCCGCACCGCCCACGCTTTCAACCACCTGATAGACAGCCTGCGCCAGATGTTCATCCATGTGCGCGAGCAAAGCCGCCAGGTTTCCGCCGCCGCGGCCAGCCTCAGCGGCGCGGCCGGCCAGGTGCATGACGCCTCGTCCCGCCAATCGGACGCCGCCAGCGCCTGCGCGGCCAGCGTGGAAGAAGTGACGGTGGGCGTGCAGCATATCGCCTCCACCGCGCAGGAAGCGGGCGAGATCGCCGGCGACACCGGCCGCCAAACCGCCTCCGGCGCGCAGATGGTCAGCCAGGTCACCGATGAGATCCGCCAGGTGATGGACAATATGCATGCCTTGGCCGAACGCGTGGCCGGACTGGGCGCGCGTTCGGAAGAAGTGTCCACCATCGTCGGCGTGATCAAGGACATCGCCGACCAGACCAATCTGCTGGCGCTGAACGCCGCCATCGAGGCCGCGCGCGCCGGCGAACTCGGCCGCGGCTTCGCCGTGGTGGCCGACGAAGTGCGCAAGCTGGCTGGCCGCACCACCGAGGCCACCGTGGAAATCGCCCGCATCGTCGAGGCCATCGGCGGCGAAACCCAACAAGTGGTCGGCGAGGTGCAGCGCGGCAGCCGCCAGGTGGATCAGAGCGTCGCCATCGCCGAGCAAGCCAACCGAGCCATCCTGGAAGTCAATGAGCGCAGCAGCCAATTGGCGGCCAGCATCATCGACATCGCCGCCGCCACCCGCGAACAATCCAGCGCCAGCGTGGAAATCGCGCAGAACGTGGAGCGCATCAGCTCGATGGCCCAAGCCAACAGCCAGGTGGTGGGCGACGTCAGCGCCTCGGTCACGCAGCTGCGCGAACTGGCGGCCGATCTGGAGCAACTGGTCGGCCACTTCAAGCTGTAA
- a CDS encoding hybrid sensor histidine kinase/response regulator produces MSPGKSPAKGAASFLNAMRRRLFDLERFFVAFSLAATLLISWALYTAVIQRPINSKPSELYWMVTQMQLTLNRLEMDAWRYRAGQISQEDVDKSYAIAASKYRMYSHPSISQNALSKLAGFPELSQELNVLFQRPPRQWSQQDALQLSKDLAKLRPMLAEFAGEARHQENSDLVNQIAMLKKHQTMYLLGLVFWLVFLTIFWVVLHRLGELKRQAERQKQLFEREQAAREALVQTELARDTFLATISHEIRSPLQSIQTCVELLEYSIPPETAHYNYLTRLKRSTDHLLTQVRDIMDVAALKNHRLALEPSRTDMKALAEEMEQAHRGNAEAKGLRFFVNCGELPVLWLDSGRLRQIIWNLLTNAIRYTDHGSIRLSIRYQSPLLHIAIEDTGVGIADDIKTQLFRPFARGKNRRPGSSGLGLAIVHELVTLFGGRIQVESEAGVGTCFRLQLPAQPVTAEGASNAVTPPCILLLDDDDQIRESYHALLESKGYKVETLATVPDAIEHVQTEKYDLLLLDLQVGSASGYEVAEAALQSPHNRLTPVVGMTAFRQEFSDSRQTLLFGKLEKPFNFGQLQRYLPSFGQISAANRPEAFPSR; encoded by the coding sequence ATGAGCCCAGGGAAGAGCCCGGCTAAGGGCGCCGCCTCATTCCTGAACGCGATGCGCCGCAGGCTATTCGACCTGGAGCGCTTTTTCGTCGCCTTTTCCCTGGCCGCCACGCTGCTGATCTCCTGGGCGCTCTATACCGCGGTAATCCAAAGACCCATCAACAGCAAGCCATCCGAGCTCTACTGGATGGTGACGCAGATGCAATTGACGCTGAACCGCCTGGAAATGGATGCCTGGCGCTACCGGGCCGGCCAGATATCGCAGGAGGATGTCGACAAGAGCTACGCGATCGCGGCCAGCAAGTACCGCATGTACTCGCACCCCTCTATCTCCCAAAACGCCCTGTCCAAGCTCGCGGGCTTCCCGGAACTCAGCCAGGAATTGAACGTTCTGTTCCAGCGCCCCCCAAGACAATGGAGCCAGCAGGACGCGCTGCAATTATCCAAAGACCTCGCCAAGCTTCGCCCCATGCTGGCGGAGTTCGCGGGCGAAGCCCGGCATCAGGAAAACAGCGACCTGGTGAATCAGATCGCCATGCTGAAAAAGCATCAGACCATGTATCTGCTCGGCCTGGTGTTCTGGCTGGTATTCCTGACCATCTTCTGGGTCGTGCTGCACCGCCTCGGCGAACTGAAGCGGCAAGCCGAGCGCCAAAAGCAGTTGTTCGAGAGAGAACAAGCCGCGCGCGAGGCGCTGGTGCAAACCGAACTGGCGCGCGACACCTTTCTCGCCACCATCAGCCATGAAATCCGCTCGCCGCTGCAAAGCATCCAGACCTGCGTGGAATTGCTGGAGTACAGCATTCCCCCCGAGACGGCGCATTACAATTACCTCACTCGCCTGAAACGCAGCACCGACCACCTGCTGACCCAGGTGCGCGACATCATGGATGTCGCCGCCCTGAAAAACCATAGGCTGGCATTGGAGCCTTCGCGAACCGACATGAAGGCGCTGGCGGAAGAAATGGAGCAAGCGCACCGCGGCAACGCCGAAGCCAAAGGCCTGCGCTTCTTCGTCAATTGCGGCGAGCTCCCTGTCCTGTGGCTGGATAGCGGCCGGCTGCGGCAAATCATCTGGAACCTGCTGACCAACGCCATCCGCTATACCGACCACGGCAGCATCCGGCTCAGCATCCGCTATCAATCGCCGCTGCTGCACATCGCCATAGAAGACACCGGCGTCGGCATCGCCGACGACATCAAGACCCAGCTCTTTCGCCCCTTTGCCAGAGGCAAGAACCGCCGCCCCGGCAGCAGCGGGCTAGGACTGGCCATCGTCCATGAACTGGTGACCTTGTTCGGCGGCCGCATCCAGGTGGAGAGCGAGGCCGGCGTGGGCACCTGTTTCCGCTTGCAGCTGCCGGCGCAACCGGTCACGGCGGAAGGCGCGTCCAACGCCGTCACCCCGCCTTGCATCCTGCTGCTGGACGACGACGATCAGATCCGGGAGTCATACCACGCCCTGCTCGAATCCAAGGGCTACAAAGTGGAGACCCTGGCCACGGTGCCCGATGCGATCGAACACGTTCAAACCGAGAAGTACGATCTGCTGCTGCTGGACTTGCAAGTCGGCAGCGCCAGCGGCTATGAAGTGGCCGAAGCGGCGCTGCAATCGCCGCACAACCGGCTGACGCCAGTGGTAGGCATGACCGCCTTCCGCCAAGAATTCAGCGACTCCCGGCAAACCTTGCTATTCGGCAAGCTGGAGAAGCCGTTCAACTTCGGTCAACTGCAACGCTATCTGCCATCCTTCGGCCAAATCTCCGCGGCCAACCGCCCGGAAGCCTTCCCCAGCCGATAA
- a CDS encoding molybdopterin-dependent oxidoreductase — protein MSLAPRAQAEPQETLTVAGNIVKFTDASNKSYVLTWSDLDKLPRHAITTATEWTPKGTFEGPLLRDVLAKAGAKGQKIKLYAEDDYNVTIPASDLDRYNVILANRWNGKPMRREDYGPFWLMYPLPSMSESEVSGVFISKLIWQVFRIEIR, from the coding sequence TTGTCTCTTGCCCCGCGCGCGCAAGCCGAGCCTCAGGAGACGCTGACCGTCGCCGGCAATATCGTCAAATTCACCGACGCATCGAATAAAAGCTATGTGCTGACCTGGTCCGATCTGGACAAGTTGCCGCGCCACGCCATCACCACCGCCACGGAATGGACGCCCAAAGGCACCTTCGAGGGGCCGCTCTTGCGCGATGTGCTGGCAAAAGCGGGCGCCAAAGGCCAGAAAATCAAGCTTTACGCGGAGGACGATTACAACGTCACCATTCCCGCATCCGATCTGGACCGCTACAACGTCATCCTGGCCAATCGCTGGAACGGCAAGCCCATGCGCCGGGAAGACTATGGCCCGTTCTGGCTGATGTACCCCTTGCCGAGCATGAGCGAGTCCGAGGTCAGCGGCGTCTTCATTTCCAAGCTGATCTGGCAAGTCTTCAGGATAGAAATCCGATGA